The segment AATGGGTTCTATAGGTACAACAATAGACACCCTTCCTCATTTTTCTTGAGGAGAAGTCAAAGGAATAAGGGGTACCCTCAAAGGCTATGATATAGGATCTAGAGGTGACAGACAATCTCAGAGTACTGCCTACCCATACCATACCAAGAAAGATGAGGGATATTTTCTATGATTGTAAGCTTGAAGGGAGGGAAAATGTCAATAGTGTGGGTATCTTTCCTTTGCCTACACTAGGTGTAGATGCAAGAATAAAATTCACCATTGAGGCTATGTGGTCATAGGTAGGAGAAGAGGTCTACTTTGAAGAACAAGCCTATCCTTAGCCTTCACTAAAGAAGGGGAAGAAAACACAACTTGTTGTAATACATGAGCAAACAGGGAAGGATGAGTAGAAATTGATGTAGGAGGAGATAGAGAAATTGTAGGCTAAGCTGAAATATGATCCAACTCCCTCATTTTATACTTTTTATAGGATTTATATAGTAGGTCTCCATGGAGAAGCATAGGCCCAAACAAAAAAGCCtaaaaaatgatctaatgaaaagcCCCCACTAGCGACCAACCACTAAAATTTGGTGTCCCGGATGACATGCATTGTGCCAGGGAACTTCAAGAACTTATGAATGACTAAGGTTACCTCTTCCATGGCAATTAGCCAAGCGATACCCAACTTAAGCCAAAACAAGTCTGACTCGAAATAACAATGAAGGTGCTCGACATCGCCTTGGGTCCCACTAGGACCATCAAAGTGGTGTTACCCAGAGGAGGAACGAGAAACCTATCATGCATGCAAACAAAGGCAATACACTTATCATATCCTATTTTATATAAACCATTTATATATAGAGCATCCTCCATAATGGCATCTACTTGGCATGTAGGATTGACCATCACACCTATAACAGTGTGACCATTTATCTTATTCGAGATGTATAACATTGTGAGATCCCCACTATAAGGAGCATTCAAAGGTGTAAATGATGCCATCAATATCTATCCTATGGCTAGGGTGTGAGATCAAAGTGATAGTGACCATGTTAACATACAAGCCGCCACTCTACTCAAGGCCTGATGATGATGAGATATAAATTTTGATGAATGATGCAGGATAGtgaaacaataattaaaaaatatttgagtGTTTTGAAACCAACTACATGAAAACAAGACAAGCCTTCACATCAGGTTCAACAAAATGTAGAGGGGGGAGGAAGAAAACCACTCTGAAAGGTGCTAGATAACCTCTTGGGGACTTACTCAATCAACCTCTCCACTCAGGATAAGCACAAAGCACAAGAGTTGTCAAGTGCCACTAAATAATACTAGATGTGTCATAAAGATCTTCTAATGACCTTCACCAACTCTCTGCCCAAGGACGCAAGTGTGAGTCGTGGATGATAGCGTGACATGTTGGCGTCCCATATGGACAAAGCATAGGGTTTTGTACCAAAAAATACAGtgtgatagatatgtgttttaatACATTTTATAGATGATAGATAAATAACAAGATTAAAAATAACAATTCATATGAAATagagaaatgaagaaaagaaagaaaattctcACAACGGGTCCACAATTGAAGCCTCCAACAAAATGACTCTTTCTCTAATAACCTACACAcaaaccaaaaacaaaaatgttgggGCTATGTTTTAGAGGTCTACCACAGTCAGAcacttgttttggtgtttccacctccacagtcAGCTAGATAAatggatagattgatagataatAGAATGATATTTAATGTAAACACAATGATATATATGCTAATGGAGATAAAATTATGAttgaaaaacaagaagagaacaaCTCCCCTTCCACACCTAAAGGAGAAAGCTTGTCAGATAGGAAATGGTGCGAGTCTCAAGTATGAAGTAACCAAGAGAGCCAATAATTCTTCAAATATTTCTTAGAATGTTGGAGAGTATGATTAGAATGTAGGAAATTGTGAGAGAGATCCATTAGAAGGGCAAGGTAAATGAGGTGGAAGAAAAATCGATGTTAATGGGTGTTGTGGGAGGCATTACAAGCTCTGTCAAGTGTAGGTGTAACACTCCAATGGCCACCTTTGGAATACATATTCATAGGATGCTAGCGTAATGTGTGAATGTCTCTGCGGTGCAGGTGTTTGCAAGTCAAACAGTCAATAGAGTCGTGGAAAGGACAAATGCAAAGCTAACAAGGCATGCCAAGGGGGAAAATGGACAAAAAGGTGAAGGTATTCTCCAATCAATTCAAAGTGCAGGCACTTGTGTAGCATGGAATTGCACGGGGTGCAATTTACGATGTTACACATCTAACAACATCCAAAGAAGATAGAGGAACACAACACTAGAATAGGGAACAAGGAGTTCCATCATGAGTGTGAGATGGTATAAGTTCCAACCACCAAAAACCAAGGATGATACTTTACCACTTGGTCAAAGCCAAAGTATGCCAATGTGTGATTCGAGTTAGAAACATAATTATAGAATATTTGGAACTGCCACAAGCTTTCAAATTCAAAATGTGTCCAATGCAAAGGAAATATTTAAAACAGAGAACATCATTTGATCATTTCATATCTATTTCACCTTAAAAGAAAGCATTCATATATGAACACTCATTTCTAAATCCATTCATAATTGAATCGAAAATAATGCAAAAAAAAGGACTAAACCATTAATTCTAGTGTTATAGTCTTAAAACATTAAAATAAGTTTTAAATAAGCTTTTTTTAAATCATATTAATGTTAATTGAATGGCTGATAGAATAAGAATATGTTACTCTTAAATGTTTTCCATCATAATTTCCTTCTTTATTATTGACATCATAGTTAAGTTTGGGTTTGGATTCGGATTTATAGATTACATATTATCCTATAAATATTAGCTATACTTAATTAGTTTTAGATTTGAAAGTTCTATTAATTTCTTTAATTAGACTATCTAAACTCAATTGCCTCAATCTCCTTATTAACATGCATCACAACTACTACTATAATGGACACACAACCATGGGTTGTCATTTAGTCACCCAATTGATAGCTCCTCCAAACAAAATGAATGCATAATGCTTATAAATCCTCTATTATCCAAATCaaacttaataaaaaaaattccaaatcCATGTGCTACTAGTTATATTATTAAGGAAAAGCCGGAGTACAGATAAAACATCTCAAATTACTACTTACAAACAGGCCTCCCTGACATTAGACATCATTTCAATGTCTTACAGGGGTATTGGGTGCTCCTAACTTGAATGAGTATACCCAATTTGATAACAGAATCAGCTATAACCGCAGTCAATCCTAAAGTACAAATGGAATCAGCCTTCATATTACTGTTATATGAAGGACTTGCCTGCTGGTTCAAACTGTCTATTGTTAAGTGGGGTTGCAGTGAAAGGAAATCCATGATGTTATATAAGGTCGAGAGTAATGCTTGGAGAGGAACCCATTGTGGTAATGTAGGCCTGAAAGGGAAGCTCCTTCTTTGCTGCATTAATGGCGGCCATGGCCTCCTCATTCACCAAATGATTATGTTCTCCTTCGTACTTAATGGTCAAAAAAGTGGGTTCTTGGTCACACTTTTGTACTTGCTTTTTAACTGGACAAGTAGGAACTGCACATCTGTAATATCCTCTGGGCCAAACATTGTTTCTCGTCATTTTCTGCCCATATTTTCTCCACTGGCAGCCATCGTTTACCTTACAAAAATAAATCAGGTTAGTTCATTTTTTTCAAAAACAGCAGCTAAAAAATTCCCTTCCATTGAAACTTTTTGATTGTGTATTTTTTTATCAATGTTTCTGACCACATTCTATAATCAATCATCAGAATGATAAAAAGCTCAAAGAATAGAAAAAATTATCGATCACATAATTAtccaaaatattgataaaaaaacaCACAATCAAAACCAGTATAATTACTTTCAGTACTTACCTGTGATTTTATTCTCACAGTTATGATTTTCTTATGCGCCTGCACACCTGCATCAACATGGGCTTTCTTATTCTGAGAATCCTCTTTACTCCATGAATTCTCATTTCTCTCTTCTGGCAGCGCATATTCTACGTTCCTCCTCTTGCATGGCAACGTTAGCTGCAGATCATCATCCATGCAAAATTTGGAGTTCTTGTGTTCTGAACCACATGGAGTACTAAAATCCATGCAACAATCATAATCTTTTTCTCTGGACGTTCCCCTAATACTGTCCCCTTCTAAGTCTGTGCTTAGCTTCAGAGTCTTGGCCATGGATTTCAGAAAATATCTCTTTTTATCTTCCTACAAAAGTTCGAGAAGATGAAGAATAAGAAAACAGTAAAATACTTTGTTAGAAATCATCGACGCCATTAGAAATTATCAAATCTTGTGTACCTTCTGTTTCATGACTTGTGTTTTCAAGCTGAGGTATTTACTGCATGTACACTTTATCATGAATGTGAGCTTCTGGTTCTCTTCTCTTGCACGCTTTAACTCGGCCATTAGCTGCAATACAAATCTCTTTGTAAGAAGATGAATAGACTTTATGGGCATCACTGTTTTTTCAATTAGATCAAGTATGAGAGTTTTTTTTTCATATTGGATGATCTATTATCATGATAATAGAGAACATTATTTTATGAGCAATTAGTTAAGGATTAATGAGAGTTTTTTTCATCATATTTTTATGGCATTCCTTGCAGTATCAGAATAATAGAAATTGATTATAAAAGCTCTCGCATAATCTGATTTAGAAACAACAGCAATAAATATTGTGACaatttgatatcattactttatGGGCAAACAGCATTAaatattgtgaaaatttgattcagTACTTTATGTACAATTGATCAGGGACTAATTTCATTATTTGTACCTTGTTTGTACATTGGTCCAtaaatatttatgatcatattgggTAATCCATGATCAGAATAATAGAGAGCTAAAGGACACAAAAAAATGTTGATTTAAAAAACTCAATCTAATTTAGAAACAGAAGGGATAAATATTATAGATTGCAAaaatttgatattattattttatgagCCATTGAAGAGGGACTAGTGTTAgaatttttgcatcaatatttttatcacattccatgatccatcatcaggataatagaaaactaaaagaaataaaaataaattctaAATCATGCAATttgatgatccatcatcaagaacgAAAAAAAAAGATCCAAGATATTGATTCAAAAAAGTCTCACACAACAAAAGCAATACTTATGCATAATTGGACAGAGACTAATGTTTTTATGTGTACCTCGTTTCTACGTTGGTCCATCTGATTTTAACCACTTTTATATTCAGCTCACCAAGATCTGAGATCCAAGCTTGAATGGCTTAAAACTTGCAGATAGACAGGCCAGGCGTAATGATTTGTTAATGGATTCTTGAAATACAGAAAAATCGTGCAGTAGAGAGTTTTGAATTGACCTTGACTACCATATAAATTATTAGTTTCTTGATTGACTTGTTAAAAATTCAAAACACTGATAAGGAAAAACGAAGCATGCATGAAATTAAAGTCCAGTAACGTTTTATGTACGTATATTTTTAATGGAGTCAATCGTAATTCCAAGCATGTTCTTCAAAGCTTTATCATAAATACATTCTGGAAGGATATGGAATCTATTCAATAAAGGGAAACAATTTCAATCTGAGCTATTTTCGGAGAAGGTGGGTCTCATCTTGACTCCTTCAAACTCTCTGACTGAAAATAGTTCTGGTCAATCCAACAGTTTTAATAGTGTTAACAGTAAAATTATCCTGGTCGTTCCAGCAGTCTAATGATGTTGATCATAAAATTATTCTGGTCAATTCAGCATTTTAGGGCTGCTGAATCAAAGGCTTGCGACATATTTGACTGAATTTTCCTTTCCCATTACGCAAAATTAGGTGGGACAATCGCTAAGTTTTCTCAACTACATCCATTCAGAAGACGTTAAGAGATATTGATataatcatttaatttttaatttatataattaatattctttttatttgttttttattggGAAATTTGGGGTTTTAGCTTGGTCTAAGTATAGAGAGATCACTTTCTAGGGAGTCATCAGTCTCTACATGAGCTCAACATCTAAAGGCAGAGACCAATGGTCCAGAAGGGGTTTGAATCTTGGCGGCCACCTCACCAACAAAGTGTTACTACCAAAGCActaagtgtcaattgacaatattATTTCATTTGTTAAATAATAACGaagaatataatatatatagaGTGTTATAGCAAAATTGATATATTTatgtcattttttatttatttttgtctttattttgatGGTATTGTTTAAACAAATTGATAAGTAACACGTAATTGTATTAAATTTAGCTTATATTATTATACTATAGATATTTTTATTTTAGCATGTTGACTTTGATTTCCATATATTTGATCTTTACCTCGAGATTGTTACTTTATCCATACAAATATTTTTTATGGGActcataatttgatgaaaatataGGTAAATGACAAAATggaaataatgaacaatatagagTTTATTTGACTATAATGGGATTGGGTCCAAAATTTATGTTAATGAACCAATGGAGAAGGAATGTAGTAAACCAAAACACTCATAAAGTACAAACAGTAACACTATATATacacatggagaaaccctttcaacAAATAATCCACAACCAAAGTGATATTGACCTTGTATTAATCTTAAAATATGATCTTGCAACAATATAAACCACTAAAGCTTCTTTTGCATGTCAATTTTCTAATAGCCTAATAATACTCAACCTactaaaatattatttttcttctCCTCTCAATCCCTAATACATGTGCAAACTTAATAAGGGGGGTAGGGGAAGGGGGGACAAGGCATGGAGAATGTTACTTTCACTCCTAAACCCCCCATAGGTGGTGGTTTCGCTCCATATGGGAAGCTCTCCACGTtaacatgaagaaaatcactcCCTCATAAGATTGCAGAATATCACAATAAATCCTAACATTCTCTCATTTGATATCTATATTGCAATCGAACATAATAGAAAACTAAACATAAATGAATACTATGTGAGGTATTACCTATTGTGTTAGCTACACCAACTAAACCTATCCATGCTCACTAGTTACTTAAAGAATCTATAACATTAACCAAATTGTCAACATTTTATATCATGACTTTACCAATCCCAACCAACTCATAAACAAAGTGACATTTAACATCAATACATATGCTTTGTGCAAGCATGGTACATTGGGTTATTCACCAAACAAATAGAACTCTAACTATCACATCCAATTCTAAACTTTTACACTTAAAACCAATAACTAAATACAATCTCTATaacttgttggttaacagatttgtcactgtaaagcggaaaatcgcgatcgaaccctaagtgttccccccaccactctgaggagaggggaaggaggtcactagggttgacggttttcacttaggggagactttaaattcaaaagaggggttgaaacccacaagatccaatcccacacaatgcaagattggattctaaatgagtttcaagggttaagacagcaaggctaccctcttttgtaaagaatgtagatagaaggattgaactaggaatgcatgtaaagtgagaaagattcacttataaatagagatagg is part of the Cryptomeria japonica chromosome 10, Sugi_1.0, whole genome shotgun sequence genome and harbors:
- the LOC131060673 gene encoding WRKY transcription factor 18-like, which translates into the protein MAELKRAREENQKLTFMIKCTCSKYLSLKTQVMKQKEDKKRYFLKSMAKTLKLSTDLEGDSIRGTSREKDYDCCMDFSTPCGSEHKNSKFCMDDDLQLTLPCKRRNVEYALPEERNENSWSKEDSQNKKAHVDAGVQAHKKIITVRIKSQVNDGCQWRKYGQKMTRNNVWPRGYYRCAVPTCPVKKQVQKCDQEPTFLTIKYEGEHNHLVNEEAMAAINAAKKELPFQAYITTMGSSPSITLDLI